One window of Chryseobacterium indologenes genomic DNA carries:
- a CDS encoding FeoA family protein: MGKILGYDNDHLKMPNKIIEMGLLPETAFRILYQAPFNGPMYVEFGAEKSRIALREEEGDYIIVEELN, encoded by the coding sequence ATGGGGAAGATATTGGGGTATGATAATGACCATCTTAAAATGCCCAATAAAATCATTGAAATGGGGCTTCTTCCGGAAACCGCTTTCAGGATTTTGTATCAGGCTCCGTTCAATGGGCCCATGTATGTAGAATTTGGAGCAGAAAAAAGCCGGATTGCTCTTCGTGAGGAAGAAGGAGATTACATCATTGTTGAAGAATTGAATTAA
- a CDS encoding GLPGLI family protein: MKKLFSVFLIALFAFAGAQESKETANRFFYELTFKPKKDSAKLDKVITILDITPKKSIYQDYTMPAQDSIIKVQVEEMEKTKTFKDMSKMIRWPKFSYKIIKNYPEMKMQYVDKISRNFFSYDDDVKLQWNILPEKQKIGTYNAQKATTEFGGRTWTAWFSSDIPFQDGPYKFYGLPGLIVKVEDTDKNYSWQLSGNKKIENYDEISYADKINAKMGMSSNSITPTTKEKFQKSYDAFKADPFAESRPYMTAETMSKPMPGTDGTIGDFMKRMEKQVKDFFGANNNPIEKEQASEKKKK; this comes from the coding sequence ATGAAAAAGTTATTCTCCGTATTTCTTATTGCTCTTTTTGCCTTTGCGGGAGCTCAGGAGTCAAAAGAAACAGCTAACCGTTTCTTTTATGAACTGACTTTTAAACCTAAGAAAGATTCAGCGAAGCTGGATAAGGTCATTACAATTTTAGATATTACACCTAAGAAATCAATCTATCAGGATTATACCATGCCAGCGCAGGATTCCATCATTAAAGTTCAGGTAGAAGAGATGGAAAAGACTAAGACTTTCAAGGACATGAGTAAGATGATAAGATGGCCGAAATTTTCCTATAAAATCATCAAAAATTATCCTGAAATGAAGATGCAGTATGTTGACAAAATCAGCAGAAATTTTTTCTCTTATGATGATGATGTAAAATTACAGTGGAATATTTTACCTGAAAAACAAAAAATAGGTACTTATAATGCCCAAAAAGCAACCACAGAGTTTGGAGGAAGAACCTGGACAGCTTGGTTCAGTTCAGATATTCCTTTTCAGGATGGACCCTATAAATTCTATGGCCTACCAGGTTTAATTGTAAAAGTAGAAGATACGGATAAAAATTATTCTTGGCAGTTAAGCGGAAACAAAAAAATAGAAAACTATGACGAGATTTCTTATGCTGATAAAATTAATGCCAAAATGGGAATGTCTAGTAATTCTATAACTCCGACAACTAAAGAAAAATTTCAAAAATCATATGATGCCTTTAAGGCAGATCCTTTTGCGGAATCACGTCCTTATATGACTGCTGAAACAATGAGTAAACCAATGCCAGGTACGGATGGAACAATTGGAGACTTTATGAAGAGAATGGAAAAGCAAGTGAAAGATTTCTTCGGAGCCAATAACAATCCAATAGAAAAAGAGCAAGCTTCTGAGAAGAAGAAAAAATAA
- the feoB gene encoding ferrous iron transport protein B: MQENKKKQILLVGNPNVGKSTVFNTLCNKKQKTGNYAGVTVASHSGNYTYKDQDVEVIDLPGSYSVYPSSEDEAIFSKYLIDEQKNYAGVVYILEALSLKRGLLLFQQIQDLGIPMILIVNQIDQAERRGISIDIQKFSEALGIKIIQTNAKEQIGIEEVREAVYNNEFVKTDKVSFETPNEHRDFIQKLAAHKGFDNEYKAWMSLSLGTDLGRISSVMEQLNEADTKSLVPKRLQVQETVRRYQNVDRILEDVISKKAQFKELLTEKLDKVLVHKFWGYVVFLAILLIIFQSVFFLAEYPMSWIEETFSWLAAFTSEHLPEGPVNSLVSNGIVPGIGGIVVFAPQIGILLYFLYLLEDSGYMARVVFLMDRLLRPFGLNGKSIVPLVSGTACAIPAVISTRNIENVKERLLTILVTPFMTCSARLPVYSIIIGLIISEGTFLGIKYKALVLMGMYLLGFLVALFSAAILKRFIKSKGKTYLVMDLPAYKKPLFGYDFKMVLGKVWDFITGAGKIIFIVSVIIWFLSYFGPSQKTNELVATDVHLDHSYLAKMGKGIEPVIAPLGYDWKMGVGILTSFVAREVFVGTMSTLYSLEDDAPEVKVIDKMRRDVKPNGEKVFSFATGISVLLFYAFAMQCVSTLAVVYRETKSWKWTGFQVVMMTGLAYFVSMIVYQILK; encoded by the coding sequence ATGCAGGAAAACAAGAAAAAACAGATACTTTTAGTCGGAAATCCTAATGTAGGAAAGTCAACGGTTTTTAATACGCTTTGTAACAAAAAGCAGAAAACCGGAAACTATGCCGGCGTTACCGTTGCAAGCCATTCGGGGAACTATACCTATAAAGATCAGGATGTTGAGGTTATTGACCTTCCGGGTTCTTACAGCGTATATCCGAGCTCAGAAGATGAAGCTATTTTTTCCAAATACCTTATTGACGAGCAGAAAAACTATGCAGGTGTTGTGTATATTCTTGAAGCATTAAGTTTAAAAAGAGGGCTGCTTCTGTTTCAGCAGATTCAGGACCTTGGTATTCCAATGATTCTGATTGTCAATCAGATTGATCAGGCGGAAAGAAGAGGAATCTCCATTGATATTCAAAAATTTTCCGAAGCATTAGGAATTAAAATTATTCAGACCAATGCCAAGGAGCAGATCGGGATTGAGGAAGTAAGAGAAGCTGTTTATAACAATGAATTTGTAAAAACAGATAAGGTTTCTTTTGAAACACCGAACGAACATAGAGATTTTATTCAGAAACTGGCAGCGCATAAAGGTTTCGATAATGAATATAAAGCCTGGATGAGCCTTTCACTGGGTACTGACCTGGGCAGAATAAGTTCTGTAATGGAACAGCTGAATGAGGCAGATACAAAAAGCCTGGTTCCAAAAAGATTACAGGTTCAGGAAACGGTAAGAAGATATCAGAATGTAGACAGAATACTGGAAGATGTAATTTCTAAAAAAGCTCAATTCAAAGAATTATTAACCGAAAAACTGGATAAAGTTTTAGTACATAAATTCTGGGGTTATGTAGTCTTTTTAGCTATTTTGCTGATTATTTTCCAAAGCGTTTTCTTTCTGGCAGAATATCCAATGAGTTGGATAGAAGAAACATTCTCATGGCTGGCAGCATTTACAAGCGAACACCTTCCGGAAGGACCTGTTAATTCACTTGTTTCCAACGGAATTGTTCCCGGAATTGGAGGGATTGTGGTTTTTGCACCACAGATCGGAATCCTGTTGTATTTCCTTTATCTGCTGGAAGACTCAGGATATATGGCAAGAGTTGTATTTCTGATGGACAGATTGCTTCGTCCCTTTGGACTTAACGGAAAAAGTATTGTCCCACTTGTATCAGGAACGGCCTGTGCTATTCCTGCGGTAATCTCTACCAGAAACATTGAAAACGTGAAAGAAAGATTGCTGACGATATTGGTAACGCCATTTATGACCTGTTCTGCGAGACTTCCGGTGTACAGTATTATTATTGGGCTGATCATCTCAGAAGGAACATTTTTAGGAATAAAATATAAGGCGCTGGTTCTGATGGGAATGTATCTTCTGGGCTTCCTGGTTGCTTTATTCTCAGCAGCAATCCTTAAAAGATTTATTAAAAGTAAAGGAAAAACATATCTGGTAATGGACCTTCCTGCTTATAAAAAACCACTTTTCGGGTATGACTTTAAAATGGTTTTAGGAAAAGTATGGGACTTTATTACAGGAGCCGGAAAAATCATTTTCATTGTAAGTGTCATCATCTGGTTCCTGAGTTATTTCGGGCCAAGCCAGAAAACAAATGAACTGGTCGCTACAGACGTTCATCTGGATCATTCTTACCTTGCCAAAATGGGTAAAGGAATAGAACCTGTAATCGCTCCACTGGGCTACGACTGGAAAATGGGAGTGGGAATTCTTACTAGTTTCGTGGCAAGAGAAGTGTTCGTAGGAACAATGTCTACCCTTTACAGTCTGGAGGATGACGCTCCGGAAGTAAAAGTAATTGATAAAATGAGAAGAGATGTGAAACCAAACGGAGAAAAAGTCTTCAGTTTTGCAACCGGAATCTCGGTTCTTCTATTCTATGCATTTGCAATGCAGTGTGTTTCTACACTTGCAGTAGTCTACAGAGAAACCAAAAGCTGGAAATGGACCGGCTTTCAGGTGGTTATGATGACAGGTTTGGCATATTTTGTGTCGATGATAGTATATCAGATTTTAAAGTAA
- a CDS encoding DinB family protein, whose translation MDTLSQLKSELEGEFKTTKKFIELFPEGKNDFAPHEKSMKMMPLATHLVEVFEWPNTILKTSELDFGKGDYKPTVLSTKEDLMKKLEDDYQSAKTALENSTEDDLNPSWTIKNDGHELASWSKYGAIRHALNQITHHRAQLGVYYRLNNIPLPGSYGPSADQQSF comes from the coding sequence ATGGACACTTTATCTCAATTAAAATCCGAACTGGAAGGAGAATTTAAAACCACAAAAAAGTTTATTGAATTGTTTCCTGAAGGAAAAAATGATTTCGCTCCCCATGAAAAAAGTATGAAAATGATGCCTCTTGCCACTCATCTTGTAGAAGTTTTTGAATGGCCAAACACTATTTTGAAAACTTCTGAACTGGATTTTGGTAAAGGCGATTATAAACCAACAGTTCTTTCAACAAAAGAAGATCTTATGAAAAAACTGGAGGATGATTATCAGTCAGCAAAAACTGCATTGGAAAACAGTACTGAAGATGATCTAAATCCCAGCTGGACTATTAAAAATGACGGCCATGAACTGGCAAGCTGGAGTAAATATGGGGCGATCCGACATGCTTTAAATCAGATTACCCATCACAGGGCTCAACTGGGTGTGTATTACAGACTGAACAACATTCCTTTGCCGGGAAGCTATGGGCCTTCGGCTGACCAGCAAAGCTTTTAA
- a CDS encoding DUF4421 family protein yields the protein MNFLKTGSLVLFSLFGAQGKAQSDTINTKSYADQVMVRVNLDTNIENYVFSSGEGKSAFKMDLSINNKTKTSFSIDYRIISATVSFAPRFLDGNNDDEMKGESSYTDFSFRFFPGRFIQNVYYKNVSGFYVENMKDLSPEWQEGRDPYIQFPDLRVQTFGGSTSYILNKNFSARSIYTQGEWQYKSSGSWVPFVDYDLTIFRNKIDGVKSKETQYNIGGNIGYFYNWVIGKNVNISPYLAAGIGGKFSSYRDLDNGGSKENAQYATIRMQGGLHIGYNTDRFLFGGKMNFNTHAYDQKNNQTVENNNLYGLLYIGYRFAPPKVVKNTYDKIQKKIPVL from the coding sequence TTGAATTTCTTAAAAACAGGTTCTCTAGTCCTATTTTCTTTATTCGGGGCTCAGGGTAAAGCACAATCCGATACCATAAATACTAAGTCTTATGCAGACCAGGTAATGGTTCGTGTGAATCTTGATACCAATATTGAGAACTATGTTTTTTCATCAGGAGAAGGAAAGAGTGCCTTCAAGATGGACCTGTCAATCAACAATAAAACCAAAACATCATTTTCAATTGATTATAGAATAATAAGTGCGACAGTATCTTTTGCTCCCAGATTTTTAGATGGAAATAATGATGATGAAATGAAGGGAGAAAGTTCTTATACCGATTTTAGTTTCAGGTTTTTTCCCGGAAGATTTATCCAGAATGTTTATTATAAAAATGTAAGTGGTTTTTATGTGGAAAACATGAAAGACCTGTCTCCGGAATGGCAGGAAGGAAGAGATCCCTATATTCAGTTTCCTGATTTAAGAGTACAAACCTTTGGAGGATCTACCTCCTATATTCTCAATAAAAACTTTTCAGCAAGAAGTATCTACACGCAGGGAGAATGGCAGTATAAAAGCAGCGGAAGCTGGGTTCCTTTTGTGGACTATGACCTTACTATTTTCAGAAATAAAATTGATGGTGTAAAAAGCAAAGAGACGCAATATAATATCGGAGGGAATATCGGATATTTCTATAATTGGGTAATAGGCAAGAATGTCAATATTTCACCTTATCTGGCTGCTGGAATAGGAGGGAAATTCTCAAGTTACAGAGATCTTGATAACGGAGGATCCAAAGAAAATGCGCAGTATGCAACGATAAGAATGCAGGGTGGGCTTCATATTGGTTATAATACAGATCGGTTTTTATTTGGTGGTAAAATGAATTTTAATACGCATGCCTATGACCAGAAAAATAACCAGACCGTAGAAAATAATAACCTATATGGTTTGTTATACATAGGTTATCGTTTTGCGCCACCAAAAGTTGTAAAAAATACCTACGATAAAATCCAAAAAAAGATTCCCGTTCTATAA